From one Acidobacteriota bacterium genomic stretch:
- a CDS encoding archease: MEAGYRILDHPADLGVEARGNTLAETLEQAACGLMSVIVDPDSVRLVESRTVKIEAGDHQQLLVRWLTEVLYLYDGLKFVPRVFKIGRVSSHLLEARVRGEPFDRLRHSVRLDVKAITYHQLEIRKRRSGHWLQVFLDI; encoded by the coding sequence ATGGAAGCCGGCTACCGGATCCTGGACCACCCCGCCGACCTGGGGGTCGAAGCCCGTGGGAACACGTTGGCGGAAACCCTTGAGCAGGCGGCCTGCGGGCTTATGTCCGTGATTGTCGACCCCGACTCGGTGCGGCTGGTCGAGTCGAGGACGGTGAAGATCGAGGCAGGAGACCATCAGCAACTTCTGGTCAGGTGGTTGACCGAGGTGCTTTACCTCTACGACGGTTTGAAATTCGTCCCACGGGTCTTCAAGATCGGACGGGTATCTTCCCATCTCCTGGAGGCACGGGTTCGAGGAGAGCCGTTCGATCGCCTGCGCCACAGCGTTCGGCTGGACGTCAAGGCCATCACCTACCACCAGCTCGAGATCCGCAAGCGCCGGTCGGGCCATTGGCTGCAGGTGTTCCTGGACATCTAG